The nucleotide window CTGGATGCGGCATGTACCATTGGCCCGTTTGCACGTCTGCGTCCGGGTGCTGAGCTGCTGGAAGGCGCTCATGTGGGTAACTTCGTTGAGATGAAAAAAGCGCGTCTGGGTAAAGGCTCCAAAGCCGGTCACTTGACCTATCTGGGCGACGCGGAAATTGGCGATAACGTGAACATTGGTGCAGGGACGATCACCTGTAACTATGACGGTGCCAATAAGTTTAAAACTATCATTGGTGATGACGTGTTTGTCGGTTCCGACACGCAGCTGGTGGCACCTGTCACCGTAGGCAACGGCGTGACCATTGCTGCCGGGACGACCGTAACGCGAGACGTGGCGGATAACGAGCTGGTGTTAAGCCGTGTACCGCAGGTGCACAAACAGGGCTGGAAACGCCCGGTGAAGAAGAAGTAACAGATTCACTCCTCACCCTAACCCTCTCCCCAAAGGGAGAAGGGAACGTTCGGTGCGGTGTTTTTCTCCCTCACCCCTTTGGGGAGAGGGTCGGGATGAGGGGATAATATAATCCTCCACCCAATAGCAGTACTTATAAAAATAGCCCCACTCTCTACAAGGCTCGGGGTGCCCGGAAAGGGTAAATACAGGTCAGCGACAACGCAGGCGTTATGCCTAAATTCGGAATCTAAAACTATGTGTGGAATTGTTGGCGCAGTTGCGCAGCGTGATATTGCTGAAATCCTTCTCGAAGGTTTACGTCGTCTGGAATACCGTGGCTACGACTCTGCCGGTCTGGCTGTCGTAGATGAAGAGGGTCATATGACCCGTTTGCGCCGCCTCGGTAAAGTGCAGATGCTGGCTCAGGCCGCGGAAGAACATCCGCTGCACGGTGGTACGGGTATTGCGCATACCCGCTGGGCGACTCACGGCGAACCGTCTGAAGGCAACGCGCACCCGCATGTGTCTGAACACATCGTGGTGGTGCATAACGGTATTATTGAAAACCACGAACCGCTGCGCGAAGAGCTGAAAGCGCGTGGCTATACCTTCGTCTCTGAAACTGACACCGAAGTGATTGCTCACCTGGTTCACTGGGAGCTGAAGCAGGGCGGCACACTGCGTGATGCCGTGCTGCGTGCTATCCCACAGCTGCGTGGTGCGTACGGTACGGTGATCATGGATTCCCGCGACCCGTCCACACTGCTGGCAGCGCGTTCCGGTAGCCCGATGGTTATCGGTCTGGGTATGGGTGAAAACTTTATCGCTTCCGATCAGCTGGCTCTGCTGCCAGTTACTCGTCGCTTTGTCTTCCTGGAAGAAGGCGATATCGCGGAAGTGACGCGCCGTAGCGTGACCGTATTCGATACCAAAGGCGCGCCTGTGAAGCGTCAGGAGATCGAATCTAACCTGCAGTACGACGCGGGCGACAAAGGCGCTTACCGTCACTACATGCAGAAAGAGATTTACGAGCAGCCAAACGCCATCAAAAACACGCTGACCGGGCGTATCAGCCACGGTGAGGTGGATCTGAGCGAGTTGGGTGCGAGCGCTAACGAACTGCTCGGTAAGGTTGAGCATATTCAGATCGTGGCCTGCGGTACGTCTTACAACTCCGGTATGGTGTCGCGTTACTGGTTTGAAGCGCTGGCTGGCGTACCATGCGATGTCGAAATCGCTTCTGAATTCCGCTACCGCAAATCCGCTGTGCGTCGTAACAGTCTGATGATCACCCTTTCCCAGTCTGGCGAAACGGCGGACACCCTGGCGGCGCTGCGTCTCTCCAAAGAGCTGGGTTACCTGGGTTCTCTGGCGATTTGTAACGTGCCTGGCTCCTCGCTGGTGCGTGAGTCCGATCTGGCGCTGATGACCAAAGCGGGTACTGAAATCGGCGTAGCGTCTACCAAAGCGTTTACTACCCAGCTGACCGTTCTGCTGATGCTGGTGGCAAAACTGGCGCGTCTGAAAGGTCTGGATGCTTCT belongs to Enterobacter cloacae and includes:
- the glmS gene encoding glutamine--fructose-6-phosphate aminotransferase [isomerizing]; the encoded protein is MCGIVGAVAQRDIAEILLEGLRRLEYRGYDSAGLAVVDEEGHMTRLRRLGKVQMLAQAAEEHPLHGGTGIAHTRWATHGEPSEGNAHPHVSEHIVVVHNGIIENHEPLREELKARGYTFVSETDTEVIAHLVHWELKQGGTLRDAVLRAIPQLRGAYGTVIMDSRDPSTLLAARSGSPMVIGLGMGENFIASDQLALLPVTRRFVFLEEGDIAEVTRRSVTVFDTKGAPVKRQEIESNLQYDAGDKGAYRHYMQKEIYEQPNAIKNTLTGRISHGEVDLSELGASANELLGKVEHIQIVACGTSYNSGMVSRYWFEALAGVPCDVEIASEFRYRKSAVRRNSLMITLSQSGETADTLAALRLSKELGYLGSLAICNVPGSSLVRESDLALMTKAGTEIGVASTKAFTTQLTVLLMLVAKLARLKGLDASVEHDIVHGLQALPSRIEQMLSQDKRIEELAEDFSDKHHALFLGRGDQYPIALEGALKLKEISYIHAEAYAAGELKHGPLALIDADMPVIVVAPNNELLEKLKSNIEEVRARGGVLYVFADKDAGFTSSDNMHIIDMPHVEEVIAPIFYTVPLQLLAYHVALIKGTDVDQPRNLAKSVTVE